Below is a genomic region from Sebastes umbrosus isolate fSebUmb1 chromosome 20, fSebUmb1.pri, whole genome shotgun sequence.
CTCTGGTTGTGTTTAGAGAAGACGGTCTCTGGTTGTGTTTAGAGAAGACGGTCTCTGGTTGTGTTTAGAGAAGACGGTCTGTGGTTGTGTTTAGAGAAGACGGTCTGTGGTTGTGTTTAGAGAAGACGGTCTCTGGTTGTGTTTAGAGAAGACGGTCTGTCTTGgaatgccaagttctggtcacatgaccggagctcagccaataggaacgctctctctctctgaaatgacctgtgattggtcaaagtctcccgtcatgggctagatgttctaaagcctgaaaacagagccatgaggaggagcagaggtctagttttctctcagaacacttgaattacaacatgctgaaaggttattatgagatttttgcccaatgatgccaaaaatatactccctactgcagctttaaggttagggaaaacgtcatggttgggcttaaaataagaacgtaaactaagtaaaaatatgtacagaaacaatgtaacacaactacagaaaataCGTCTCAAACATCCCTaaaaaaacatcactaacgtaacaaaacaccggtctctaACACGGTGGTTCACCATCAGAGGTCTTCCTCGTTGTtaattctacgtcactaactcttaccgcaGTATTTATACGTGGATGTGTTTACTTTACAGTCAGttcaggatacatggcgtacacatgacacgcggaaatcaagaaaggtgaACTTAGTGCACGCTAAACTCCGTCTGCATTATCGTGGCTTTTATACGCCTTTACATCTGAACAGACCGGCTTTCAACATCCGTCACTGAGAATATGTTTCTGTTTGTATAGACCAGGTTTTAGTCCTGAACGCAGACTCACAGGTGAACAGGTGAACAGGTAAACAGGTGAACAGGTGAACAGGTGAACAGGTAAACAGGTGAACAGGTAAACAGGTAAACAGGTGAACAGATGTAGAAACTGTTCCTGCAGCGTTTGGTCTCGATGAAACAGAGTCCAGGTTCTGGACTCTAGTGTCCTGATGTGCtgagcatcagcagcagcagcagctcgtctCTGCTGAGGAGGAAaccaacagctgctgctgtcacagaTCTTTATTTATACACATGAATATGAAAATGTGCGGCGCTGCTGAGCCTGATGATATGAAGGGATGGACGACTGGTGTAGTACAAGAACTGCTGTCGGAGCAAATAACATCAGTTTAAAGATCCACACATGGAGCCCCTAAATCTAACATTTCACTGGTTAGAGGTCTGAGTTTACAGACATTAGAATCCAGCAGTAAGGAAACGTCTGGATCTTCTAGTTTATCTGTTAATATAGTcaattatatagtatatatatatatatatatataagtctTTCTTTATTCAAAAAGGCTTCAGAACAACCAAATAAATTTAGAGCAACAACAAGTTGTGATGTTTCTACTTGTAGTGAAGATGTTTCTACTCTTAGTGAAGATGTTTCTACTCTTAGTGAAGATGTTTCTACTCTTAGTGATGATGTTTCTACTCTTAGTGAAGATGTTTCTACTCTTAGTGAAGATGTTTCTACTCTTAGTGATGATGTTTCTACTCTTAGTGAAGATGTTTCTACTCTTAGTGAAGATGTTTCTACTCTTAGTGATGATGTTTCTACTCTTAGTGAAGATGTTTTTACTTGTAGCGAAGATGTTTCTACTCTTAGTGATGATGTTTCTACTCTTAGTGAAGCTGTTTCTACTTGTAGCGAAGATGTTTCTACTCTTAGTGAAGCTGTTTCTACTCTTAGTGAAGATGTTTCTACTCTTAGTGAAGATGTTTCTACTCTTAGTGATGATGTTTCTACTTGTAGCGAAGATGTTTCTATTTGTAGTGAAGATGTTTCTACTCTTAGTGAAGATGTTTCTACTCTTAGTGAAGATGTTTCTACTCTTAGTGATGATGTTTCTACTCTTAGTGAAGATGTTTCTACTTGTAGCGAAGATATTTCTACTAATGAACGTTTCTACTTGTAGTTGTGATGTTTCTACTTGTAGTTGTGGTGTTTTTACCTTTAGCGATGATATTTGTACTTGaaactattttgtttttacttgtaacagtttTATTTGGACTTGTAGTGATGACGTTTCTACTGTAGCAACATTGTTTCTACTTAGCAATAGAAACAGTAGCAATAATGTTTTTACTCATAGCGATAATGTTTCTAGTTGGAACAATTTTGTCTTGACTCGTAACAATGTTGTTTCCACTTGAAACAATATTTTCTACTTCTAGCGATAATATTTTTACTTGAAACAATTACTTACAACAGTTTGAGTTTTGACGTTTGGACTTGTAGCGGTGGCATTTCTACTTGTGTTTACTTGTAGTGATGTTTCTACTTGTAACAATTTCATTTCTAATTGTACTAATTTTGTTTCTACTATTGTAATTCTAATTGTACCAGTGATGTTTCTATTGCAGTGACGGTATTTCTAATTGTAGTTAATACATTTTGACTAATTATGATGATGTTTGTGTTGATGATATTTCTACGTATTCTGCTCCATCTCACGTCCGTACATTTAATTTACTTGAAGTAGAAAACCACTGGAGCACTGCTTTAAATACTGCTGTATGTGTACCAGCAGTGTGCTAGCATCCATTTCTCAGAggaatataatgtgttttttctgtccGTCCACGACGGCGACAACAAGCAGTGTGTTGGTTTTTAATCTGTGTGGTgagcacccacacacacacacacacacacacacgcacgcacacacacataaagtacacacacacacacacacagttgacaGGGTTTCATTTACATCCCACCACTTGTCGCTGTCCGTGTcctgcagcctgtgtgtgtgtgtgtgtgtgtgtgtgtgtgtgttattttaagACATAGATAAAGGTATTACagtagagtgtgtgtgggaTGTGCTCGCCCACCAGCTCTCCTGCCGTCTGCTCTGACGCTTTCTAAACATTTTCAAACGAGTTAATGATCAGCTGAGACTCGACTGTCACAGACCTGCTGCTGAGAGacgacttttattttgaaagtgacGACGTCCTGTCTGTCACGATTTGACGGTTTTCATCCACAAACATCAGAAATATCATAAACATCAGAAATATCATGAACTTCTACTGTAGTGAACATATTTTACTTGTAGCAACAATGTTTCTACTTGTAGTAACGATGTTTCTACTTGTAGTAACGATGTTTCGACATGTCgtgatgatgttttttctaatgACTATTTTTCTACTTGTAGTGATGATGTTTTTCTAATGACTATTTTTCTACTTGTAGCGATGATGTTTCTGTAGTGAGGTGCGAGTGGTCGAGTTTATTCAGGTTTTCTTCTGATCAAAACATAAACACGGTTTCTCTTTCCTGTCGGTGTTTTCTAAAATCTATCAGTCCTCTTTGTGTTTTCTATCTCGTCTTCATCCGTCactttgtctctctcctctacctctttAAACGTCTCTACATTGTCTCTGGTTTCTACGGGTGAGTTGCCTCGTCTCTCTTCACCGTGTCATTCGTCTCTTTGTCTCTTACCTCCTCTCACATTCCCTCATTCTTTAGATTAAtggcttttatttctttatgtgtCTGCCTGCTGGTTTGTTTTCTACTTTATCTCATTTATTCTCTCACTTTGTCTCCAACCTGTAAATTCATCCTCCCTGTTGACTTTTTCTTCAGGCATTCCTccattatatttttctttctccccccttccctccttcctcccctgtGACTCATGCAGTAataatcccccccccctccatccatccatccagtcaCAATGTGTCTTCATTCAAGTTAGTTTCCTCCAGAGTCCAATTTACATGCAGATATTGAAGCCGGGGTGAAGTATTTCTTCCTCTGCAGATTCACCAAAATAAGATGCAGCTCTAATAGATCCTCTCGGCGCTCGTCTCATCTACTGGATAAAATAAAACTATCAATCTATTCTTAGCCAGACCTTTAGGTGTCTGTTTCCCCTCTTTACATCACAGTTATCTCTCATAACGCCAGCGCCTCTCAGCCGCCGCCTCTCAGCCGCCGCCTCTCAGCCGCCGCTTCTCCGCCTCGGCTACGagatatacacacaaaaataatattgcaaCCGCAAAATTCATTTTGTCCAAAGAGTCACCTGAGACAGGAAGACAGTCAGCTGAGACAGGAAGACAGTCACCTGAGACAGGAAGACAGTCAGCTGAGACAGGAAGAGTCAGTTGAGACAGGAAGACAGTCACCTGAGACAGGAAGACAGTCAGCTGAGACAGGAAGAGTCAGTTGAGACAGGAAGACAGTCAGCTGAGACAGGAAGACAGTCAgttgagagaggaagacagtCAGCTGAGGTAAAGCTGCAGGGAGGACGTGTCCACCAGCCTCGGTCTGTGTTGTAGATTTCtaacaatattaaaatgaaacaaaggaAGTACTGACGGACTTCAGTCACCGTCTGTCTTTAGTCATAAAGTAGGAGGTCAACAGTAGCTGGACCGGAGGACGCTCAGCAGAGACAAAAGGTTTCCATCATCACAGGACGGGATGATGCAGATCTCTGGTGCTGAGCGTCCTCACCTTCAGAAGAACTGTGTGGTACGGAAAGACTTCAGCAGTAGACCGGAGACGTCTGGACACAATAGTCCTCACTGCATCAAAGACCACAGACCAGGACCGCCCGTCCCCTCTGAAACCGTTAGACCAGAGACAGCCTctcataaacaatatgctcaaatcataagctagtatgacatggttggccgtcgccatcttggtttttggcatcgtcatctttgtttttagcgtcgccatcttggtttttggcatcgccatcttggtttttggcgttgtcatcttgggtttttagcgtcgccatcttggtttttggcatcgccatcttggtttttggcattgtcatcttggtttttagcgtcgccatcttggtttttggcattgtcatcttggtttttagcgttgccatcttggtttttagcgtcgccatcttggtttttggcattgtcatcttggtttttagcgttgccatcttggtttttggcattgtcatcttggtttttggcattgtcatcttggtttttggcattgtcatctttgtttttagcgttgccatcttggtttttggcattgtcatcttggtttttggcattgtcatctttgtttttagcgtcgccatcttggtttttggcgttgtcatcttggttttttggacgtcaccatcttggtctttggcgttgtcatctttgtttttggatgtcaccatcttggtttttggcattgtcatcttggtttttggacgtcaccatcttggttttatgcAGCCAGAAGTGACCTAGGTGACCTAgtgagctaagtacaaccgaacgttgAATAAGACATGTTTAGGCGACCATAAAATGTagtgatggattcatcaggctttctagtttcatatgataccaggatcttcactctagctttaaaactgagccgctgcAACCTGAatatcacaagttgtgttaacgtgttaaagaaattagtggctttaaaatgaatttgcgtgttaactttgacggctcTATTTGAAACACATAAATGTAGATTTGTACAGTGACGTGTTTGAGGAGTAGAACCGTCCTGATTGGTCTGGTGGTGGAGCTCtgggttctggttctggttctggttctggttctggttctggttaaatgtgtattaatgAGGCTGGGTCTGTTTAACCCTCTAAGGCTCCTCAGGAGAGTTTTCTGAACCTTAAACTGAGATCCAGTCGGCGGCTCCGAGAGTTGATCTCTGGACTGTTTGTTTTCGTCTCTTCGTCTCCTTTCAGTCCACTTCACTTAAAACGTCCTTTATTGAGTCGACAGGAAGGAAACCTCTGATCTGTTCTGGTCAACTCATAACTGCTCAGCTGTTCCTCATTCGTCCACGTCTGAAGGAGGAaggagctcctcctcctcttcctcttctaaaTATACTGCAGATATCTGAGTGTTGATGTGAGGCACCAGCTGCTGAGAAAATCTGTAATTATGAGACGGTAATTTACATTAATTTACTCTGGAAAGGACAATAATCAGAGTCAATTATAGATTGAATAGTGATTGTTTATCAggatgatcagagaggggacATTAAAGTAAAGTTTGAGAAGAAGCAGTGACGTCGGCGGGGGGGTCGATGGTAGACGTGGTCTCGCTGTGGGACGTGGTCTCGCTGTGGGACGTGGTCTCCCTGCGGGACGTGGTCTCGCTGTGGGATGTCTCTCTAACATTAAACTGATGAAGACAGACGATGAGACCAGCGGAGGAATCGCCAGTAAATGTTAAAGTTCTGAATCAAAGATCTGACAGAAGTTTAGAGTCAGACGGCAGCGTGAGAGTCAGCTGACTCATGTTTAGTGCTTACAGgtgctagtctgacctggttggtaccgatggattcatcaggtttatagtttactatgataccaggatcgcacttttcttctgcctttctttcagacatttttctgacttttttttcagactttttttggactttttttttttttttttctgactttaattcaaatatttttcagatttttattagaattttttttcagacttttgtttgaatattttcggacttttttcagactttttattggacattaaccctcacacattcacatataagttgtgttaatgcgttaaaggaattagtggtgttaagcattaacttttacagccctaatatatatatagatatatatcatattattgtattgatgttgtattttttatgtgGCATATAACACTACATACTTTGATATATATTTGatgtatattgtatttattattcatactTATAACTGCACATTTAATGTtacagctgtctgtgtttgactctaaaGTGACGATATTACCTCAATAAGATGCAGAGtaatgatttattaattaatcatttctgcacgaaatcattatttttgtaCAGAATGTTAAATCAACATATTTGAGACGTTGAGACTCTGCAGGTCTCCGTCCTGGTCCAGTGAGATGTTGAGACTCTGCAGGTCTCCATCCTGGTCCAGTGAGACGTTTCAGAGCTAATATATTATAGATGATTAATAACCTGAAACCAAATAAAACACCCAGCaggtttattttaaccctttaactcTTCCT
It encodes:
- the LOC119479303 gene encoding uncharacterized protein C17orf100-like, producing the protein MPEEKVNREDEFTETSSLRVETSSLRVETSSLRVETSSLRVETSSLQIETSSLQVETSSLRVETSSLRVETSSLRVETASLRVETSSLQD